The Flavobacterium commune genome contains a region encoding:
- a CDS encoding DUF3108 domain-containing protein, with protein MKKIMLLSLLILITSFDSHSDDSYGVGEWFKFRVHYGFVNAGFATLEVKDAVINNKKVFHVVGKGYTTGVSRFFFKVNDTYESYIDKETGNPYQFVRKIDEGGYTKNQEGFFNQSDHKITVKDYKRKTEKTFVIPKNTQDILSAFYYLRNYPTIDKIHPGEYIAIDMFFDDETTKFKLKFVGRQDITTKFGVVPSMVFKPLVQSGRVFKEEESLTIWVSDDENRLPVRIKADLAVGSLKADLDAFKGLKSSFKIKKK; from the coding sequence ATGAAAAAGATAATGCTACTCTCATTATTGATTTTAATCACCAGTTTTGACTCCCATTCTGATGATTCTTACGGCGTAGGTGAATGGTTTAAATTCAGGGTACACTACGGATTTGTCAATGCCGGTTTTGCAACACTTGAAGTAAAAGACGCTGTAATCAATAATAAAAAAGTTTTTCATGTTGTGGGCAAAGGTTATACCACAGGAGTATCGCGCTTTTTTTTTAAAGTAAATGACACCTACGAAAGTTATATTGATAAAGAAACAGGAAATCCGTATCAATTTGTACGTAAGATTGATGAAGGCGGTTATACTAAAAATCAGGAAGGATTTTTTAATCAATCAGACCATAAGATAACGGTAAAAGATTACAAGAGAAAAACCGAAAAGACTTTTGTAATTCCAAAAAACACTCAGGATATACTCTCTGCTTTTTACTATTTACGCAATTATCCTACTATTGATAAGATTCATCCTGGAGAATATATTGCAATAGATATGTTTTTTGATGATGAAACCACAAAATTTAAGTTAAAATTCGTCGGACGTCAGGATATTACAACTAAATTTGGGGTAGTGCCTTCTATGGTTTTTAAACCTTTAGTTCAGTCGGGTCGTGTTTTTAAAGAAGAGGAGAGTTTAACAATTTGGGTTTCAGATGATGAGAATAGATTGCCGGTGCGTATTAAGGCCGACTTGGCAGTGGGTTCACTCAAAGCTGATTTAGACGCTTTTAAAGGATTGAAAAGCTCTTTTAAAATAAAGAAAAAATGA
- a CDS encoding tryptophan 2,3-dioxygenase family protein: MSVNASTASILKQIEQKYASIDQKTDTQLEGLLWSKPVTYWDYIHTDVLLNLQTQRTVLPDEMVFILYHQINELIFKMVLLEINQIAHHQEIKADFFTDRLMRISRYFDMLTTSFSIMENGMDVNQYMKFRNTLTPASGFQSAQYRLIEFGATDVVNLIDSRFRSSFNNTISNENAFDILYWQAAGTDPETGKKTYTLEEFEKKYKATFLDCMEEYKSKNIWQKYKQLSVEDQELPSLKEAMRHLDYTVNITWVMQHLNVAIKYIDESGMGDGEATGGSDWRKYMHPKHQKRIFFPELWSEAELANWGQE, translated from the coding sequence ATGAGTGTTAATGCCAGTACAGCAAGTATTCTAAAGCAAATAGAGCAAAAATATGCGTCCATTGATCAAAAAACGGATACGCAGCTAGAAGGCTTGCTTTGGTCTAAACCTGTTACTTACTGGGATTATATTCATACCGATGTATTGTTGAATTTGCAAACGCAAAGAACGGTGCTTCCTGATGAGATGGTTTTTATTCTCTATCATCAAATTAATGAATTGATATTCAAAATGGTACTTTTAGAAATCAATCAAATTGCCCATCATCAGGAAATTAAAGCCGATTTTTTTACGGACAGATTAATGCGTATTAGCCGTTATTTTGATATGTTGACAACCTCTTTTTCTATTATGGAAAACGGGATGGATGTAAATCAGTATATGAAATTTAGAAATACGCTCACTCCGGCCAGCGGTTTTCAAAGTGCACAATACCGTTTAATAGAGTTTGGAGCAACTGATGTGGTTAATTTAATTGATAGTCGTTTCAGATCATCATTTAATAATACTATTTCCAATGAAAATGCGTTTGATATTCTCTATTGGCAGGCAGCCGGAACGGATCCTGAAACAGGAAAAAAAACTTACACCTTAGAAGAGTTCGAAAAAAAATACAAAGCCACTTTTTTGGATTGTATGGAAGAATATAAGTCGAAAAATATTTGGCAAAAATACAAGCAGCTTTCTGTTGAGGATCAGGAATTACCATCGTTAAAAGAGGCGATGCGTCATTTAGATTATACGGTCAATATTACCTGGGTAATGCAGCATCTGAATGTGGCAATAAAGTATATTGATGAGAGTGGAATGGGTGATGGAGAGGCAACGGGAGGAAGTGACTGGAGAAAATACATGCACCCAAAGCATCAAAAAAGAATATTTTTTCCGGAATTATGGAGTGAAGCTGAATTAGCAAATTGGGGACAAGAATAA
- the pgi gene encoding glucose-6-phosphate isomerase: protein MALSTLNPTKTTSWKKLETHFGQLKNVSMQQMFKQDATRAEKFSILWNDFLIDYSKNIINQETMALLLELANEMGLKSGIEDYFGGGIINQTENRAVLHTALRAKESAVINVNGVNVIPEVYEVKNKIKTFTNEITSGKRTGYTGKAFTDVVNIGIGGSDLGPAMVVEALQYYKNNLNVHFVSNVDGDHVNEIIKKLNPETTLFVIVSKTFTTQETLTNSETIRKWFLQSASQEDVAKHFVAVSTNLQKVTEFGINPDNVFPMWDWVGGRFSLWSAVGLSISLAVGFDNFDELLNGANEMDEHFKTAEFDKNIPVVLALLSVWYNNFFGAESEALIPYTQYLQKLAPYLQQGTMESNGKSVGRDGKEVDYQTGTIIWGEPGTNAQHAFFQLIHQGTKLIPTDFIGYVQPLYGDINHHDKLMSNFFAQTEALLNGKEEAKVQAEFDKQGLSAEAAAFLLPFKVFAGNKPTNTFLIQKLTPKSLGSLISLYEHKIFVQGFIWNIFSYDQWGVELGKQLANSILDEINSNEVKNHDSSTASLLGHFLRNK from the coding sequence ATGGCTTTAAGTACTCTAAACCCAACAAAAACAACTTCATGGAAGAAGCTGGAAACTCATTTTGGTCAATTGAAAAATGTTTCTATGCAGCAAATGTTCAAACAAGATGCTACAAGAGCGGAGAAATTCAGTATTCTTTGGAATGATTTTTTAATTGATTATTCTAAAAACATTATCAATCAGGAAACGATGGCATTGTTGCTTGAATTGGCAAATGAAATGGGACTTAAAAGTGGAATTGAGGATTATTTTGGAGGTGGAATAATCAATCAAACTGAAAACAGAGCGGTGCTTCATACTGCATTAAGAGCAAAAGAATCGGCGGTAATCAATGTAAACGGAGTAAATGTAATTCCGGAAGTTTATGAAGTAAAAAATAAAATTAAAACTTTTACTAACGAAATTACTTCGGGGAAAAGAACGGGTTATACCGGGAAAGCTTTTACTGATGTAGTTAATATCGGTATTGGTGGTTCTGATTTAGGACCGGCAATGGTAGTGGAAGCTTTACAATATTATAAAAACAATCTGAATGTTCATTTTGTTTCCAATGTTGATGGGGATCATGTGAATGAAATTATTAAAAAGTTAAATCCGGAAACGACTCTTTTTGTTATTGTTTCTAAAACGTTTACTACTCAGGAGACTTTAACCAATTCTGAAACAATTAGAAAATGGTTTTTACAATCGGCTTCACAGGAAGATGTGGCTAAGCATTTTGTGGCAGTTTCTACTAATTTGCAAAAAGTAACCGAATTCGGAATTAATCCTGATAATGTATTTCCAATGTGGGACTGGGTTGGAGGACGTTTTTCTCTTTGGAGCGCTGTAGGATTGTCTATCAGTTTAGCGGTAGGCTTTGATAATTTTGATGAATTATTAAACGGAGCTAACGAAATGGACGAACATTTTAAAACAGCTGAATTTGACAAAAATATTCCGGTTGTTTTGGCATTGTTAAGCGTTTGGTACAATAATTTCTTTGGAGCAGAAAGCGAAGCTTTGATTCCATATACCCAATATTTACAAAAATTAGCGCCTTACTTACAACAAGGAACTATGGAAAGTAATGGTAAGAGTGTAGGTCGCGATGGAAAAGAAGTAGATTATCAAACAGGAACTATTATTTGGGGAGAGCCGGGAACGAATGCTCAACACGCTTTTTTCCAGTTAATCCACCAGGGAACTAAGTTGATTCCAACCGATTTTATTGGTTACGTTCAACCTTTGTATGGTGATATCAATCATCATGATAAATTGATGTCTAACTTTTTTGCACAAACAGAAGCCTTGTTAAACGGAAAAGAGGAAGCAAAAGTTCAGGCTGAATTTGACAAACAAGGATTGTCGGCTGAGGCAGCTGCTTTTCTTTTGCCATTCAAAGTTTTTGCCGGAAACAAGCCTACAAATACCTTCTTGATTCAGAAATTAACTCCTAAATCTTTGGGTTCATTGATTTCTTTATACGAGCATAAAATTTTTGTGCAAGGATTTATCTGGAACATTTTTAGTTATGATCAATGGGGAGTAGAGCTTGGAAAACAATTAGCTAATTCTATCCTGGACGAGATCAATTCGAATGAAGTGAAAAATCACGATAGTTCTACAGCTTCTTTATTGGGGCATTTTTTAAGAAATAAATAA
- a CDS encoding septal ring lytic transglycosylase RlpA family protein translates to MKKSITLLFLFITVFFAHAQNSAKSKTVSTTKGNLAKDTVKGFAFVAKNQVVRDTIQDEVVGKLKVYKKSVHASYYADKFNGKRTASGIKFNNNDYTAAHKKFPFGTKLRITNEANGKSVIVEVVDRGPFVRSREIDLTKRAFMEIARNRGAGSMIVTIEEIVK, encoded by the coding sequence ATGAAAAAATCAATAACACTACTTTTTCTATTTATTACTGTTTTTTTTGCTCATGCTCAAAATTCGGCTAAGTCAAAAACGGTTTCAACTACTAAGGGTAATCTGGCTAAGGATACGGTGAAAGGTTTTGCATTTGTAGCTAAAAATCAAGTTGTAAGAGATACCATTCAGGATGAGGTAGTTGGTAAGTTAAAAGTCTATAAAAAAAGTGTTCATGCTTCGTATTACGCTGATAAATTTAATGGAAAGCGAACAGCAAGTGGTATAAAATTCAATAATAACGATTATACGGCGGCTCATAAAAAATTTCCTTTTGGAACTAAATTAAGAATTACCAACGAGGCCAATGGGAAATCGGTTATTGTAGAAGTTGTTGACAGAGGTCCTTTTGTAAGATCCAGAGAAATTGATTTGACAAAAAGAGCCTTTATGGAAATTGCCCGAAATAGAGGTGCAGGTTCAATGATTGTTACCATCGAAGAAATTGTAAAGTAA
- a CDS encoding IS256 family transposase, variant Zn-binding type, giving the protein MYEKLKKKRCPTCKSLQTIKWGIQLNKQRFKCKDCGQLFTSNNKSVSDSNKEIWFRNWVIGKDTFDKLSVESGYSKSTLQRYFSKMLSKAPILEFNSTDEIYLVIDGTYFPNDICLVVYRNFHLKSTQLYRMTNGEHFEEIAEDLQNLLSLGIKIKSITSDGDKSSIKAIKKVCPRVPFQRCLVHISRMCRIWLTQNPKHKSGFELKQIAVKIHHIDSEYKRQLWLIELIQWEERYRDFINQKSYNIETGRYWYTHKMVKRSFTVIKKAIPNMFLYLKDDKIPNSTNSLESFFGHLKGNLNIHRGLSLANRKNFLKWYLYYKNQT; this is encoded by the coding sequence ATTTATGAAAAACTCAAAAAAAAGCGCTGTCCAACATGTAAAAGTCTTCAAACTATTAAATGGGGAATCCAGTTAAATAAGCAAAGATTTAAATGTAAAGATTGTGGACAATTATTTACATCAAATAATAAATCTGTTTCGGATTCTAATAAAGAAATTTGGTTTAGAAACTGGGTAATTGGCAAAGATACATTTGATAAACTATCAGTCGAATCAGGATATAGCAAAAGTACATTGCAACGTTATTTTTCTAAAATGTTATCCAAAGCTCCAATTTTAGAATTTAATTCAACAGATGAAATTTACCTGGTAATTGATGGAACTTATTTTCCAAATGATATTTGTCTGGTGGTTTATAGAAACTTTCATTTAAAGTCGACACAGCTTTATAGAATGACTAATGGAGAGCATTTTGAGGAAATAGCAGAAGACTTGCAAAATTTATTAAGTCTAGGAATCAAAATAAAAAGTATTACATCTGATGGAGACAAATCATCTATAAAAGCCATTAAAAAAGTTTGTCCACGAGTGCCTTTTCAAAGATGTTTAGTCCATATCTCAAGAATGTGTAGAATATGGCTTACACAGAACCCTAAACATAAATCTGGTTTTGAACTCAAACAAATAGCAGTAAAAATCCATCATATTGATTCTGAATACAAACGACAATTATGGCTAATAGAGCTCATTCAATGGGAAGAACGATATAGAGATTTTATTAACCAAAAATCATATAATATTGAAACAGGAAGATATTGGTATACTCATAAAATGGTTAAAAGATCATTTACCGTAATCAAGAAAGCTATACCTAACATGTTCCTGTACTTGAAGGATGACAAAATACCCAACTCAACAAACTCTCTAGAATCCTTTTTTGGACACTTAAAAGGTAACTTGAATATTCATAGAGGATTAAGTTTAGCTAATAGAAAGAACTTCTTGAAATGGTATTTATATTATAAAAACCAAACCTAA
- a CDS encoding CYTH domain-containing protein: protein MLEIERKFLVTSDSYKKEAFSKKRIIQGYLSSNPERTVRVRIKENKAYLTIKGSSSASGMSRFEWEKEIAVDEAKNLLLLCEKGVIDKTRFEVKVGHHTYEVDEFYGENEGLEMAEIELKSETEDFEKPNWLGEEVTNDKRYYNSYLSKNPYQNW, encoded by the coding sequence ATGTTAGAAATAGAAAGAAAATTTTTAGTCACTTCCGATTCTTATAAAAAAGAAGCTTTTTCTAAAAAACGCATTATCCAAGGTTATTTGAGTTCTAATCCCGAGCGCACAGTACGTGTGAGAATCAAAGAAAACAAGGCTTATTTAACTATAAAAGGCAGTTCCAGCGCAAGTGGCATGTCGCGTTTTGAATGGGAAAAAGAAATTGCCGTTGATGAGGCTAAAAATTTATTGTTGCTTTGTGAAAAAGGAGTAATAGACAAAACACGTTTTGAGGTAAAAGTAGGTCATCACACCTATGAAGTGGATGAATTTTACGGCGAAAACGAAGGTCTTGAAATGGCCGAAATAGAACTAAAATCAGAAACTGAAGATTTTGAAAAACCCAATTGGCTGGGTGAAGAAGTAACTAATGATAAACGATATTATAATTCGTATTTAAGCAAAAATCCGTATCAAAATTGGTAA
- a CDS encoding tetratricopeptide repeat protein yields the protein MNIKILSFLLFFPILFWSQNNNSNKTVFKYFYRDKIVSVEIWKGSDKKIDSLKTYHNNGKINEVFYYDDNGRRDSNSFQYDSQGEKLVTWNFSHGKLLSRTDHKLPFSNKENEENAKKHLQLLTQLNTRTNYNPTHINDLFQRGNLRARLGNRTLAIDDLKRVESIIKKSEKDTTKVISEAVKTSRTKFKSSLYDLLANQFGALEMELSAYQYYLKAMAAAPKDYRILYNFANYLQQKKSTDLARYYLEKIVTEQPQHGHARWGLAKLYSDIGEYEKAMENINIAFTREAKIISHSSNYGSRDLRTTRGLLYHKLGESEKGIEDLQEALKMDKNNSYAMKNLGIIYLDQKKHSEACELFEKAKALDYTLIFDENDLASLIESACNNIPYVETITTPTPFVFPNPATTVVTIKNYDYKSFDYDFFDFESNAVLHGKSTDGTIDVSRLNAGFYILKISNTDSPQTFKIIKE from the coding sequence ATGAATATAAAAATACTTTCTTTTCTATTATTTTTCCCAATCTTATTCTGGAGTCAAAACAATAACTCTAATAAAACTGTTTTTAAATACTTCTACAGAGATAAAATAGTTTCTGTAGAAATTTGGAAAGGATCTGACAAAAAAATAGATAGCCTAAAAACCTATCATAATAATGGAAAAATAAACGAAGTTTTTTATTATGACGACAATGGACGTAGAGATTCCAATAGTTTTCAATACGACAGCCAAGGCGAAAAATTAGTTACCTGGAACTTTTCGCATGGTAAATTATTAAGCAGAACCGATCATAAACTACCTTTCAGTAACAAAGAAAATGAAGAAAATGCAAAAAAACATCTCCAATTACTTACTCAATTAAACACCAGAACCAACTACAATCCAACCCACATCAACGACCTGTTTCAGAGAGGTAATTTAAGAGCTCGTCTTGGAAACAGAACATTAGCTATTGATGATTTAAAAAGAGTAGAATCGATTATTAAAAAATCCGAAAAAGATACTACTAAAGTAATTTCGGAAGCTGTAAAAACCAGTAGAACTAAGTTTAAAAGCAGTCTTTATGATTTATTAGCTAACCAGTTTGGCGCACTTGAAATGGAACTTTCAGCCTATCAATATTATCTAAAAGCGATGGCTGCAGCTCCAAAAGACTATCGGATTTTATATAATTTTGCCAATTATCTGCAGCAGAAAAAATCCACTGATTTAGCCCGCTATTATTTGGAAAAAATTGTTACCGAGCAACCGCAACACGGTCACGCAAGATGGGGACTGGCTAAACTTTATAGTGATATTGGCGAATATGAAAAAGCCATGGAGAATATTAACATTGCTTTTACCAGAGAAGCAAAAATCATCTCACATTCATCTAATTACGGAAGTAGAGATTTACGAACTACCAGAGGTTTATTGTATCATAAACTGGGGGAATCCGAAAAAGGAATTGAAGATTTACAAGAAGCCTTAAAAATGGACAAAAACAATTCGTATGCGATGAAAAATTTAGGAATTATTTATCTCGATCAAAAAAAACACAGCGAAGCTTGTGAATTATTTGAAAAAGCTAAAGCACTTGATTACACCTTAATTTTTGATGAAAATGATTTAGCTTCTTTGATAGAAAGTGCCTGCAACAATATTCCTTATGTTGAAACCATTACTACTCCAACACCTTTTGTATTCCCTAATCCTGCTACTACAGTGGTTACAATTAAAAACTACGATTACAAAAGTTTTGATTATGACTTTTTTGACTTTGAATCCAATGCTGTTTTACATGGAAAAAGCACCGATGGCACCATTGATGTTTCCAGACTAAACGCTGGTTTTTATATACTTAAAATTTCAAATACTGATTCGCCACAGACATTTAAAATTATCAAAGAATAA